A region of the Kribbella sp. NBC_01245 genome:
GGGGGAAAAGGGGCCGACGTACGGGGTGACCGGAAACGGCGGGGGGATGCGTGGAGCCAAAGGCTATGGAACGAGTGTCCAACCCACGTGATGCCGAAGCCGCTCTAGCGTGGGAACTGGAGCGGATCGGATCGGGGGCGTGGCAGGGCTGGGCACTGAAGTTCCAGCGAATGGCCTTTGGTTACGCGCAGGACAGCGGTTGGCAGGACGAGGCCGACGCCTTGCGTTGGCTGGATCAGCACAACCACTTGCACGAGGGGGAACCACCGAGGGGCGCTCTGGTCTGGTACCAGTCGGGGGAGCGCACTTTGGTGGCGTGCTCGGTCGGAGCGGGCCGGGTCGTCGGCGCCCTACCGTACGGGGAGGTGGGCGTCGCCGAGCTCAGTGAGCTCAGTGCCGACTACGTCTGGTCGGACCCGCACTTCCCTTTCGCACACTGAGCCCGTTCGCCCACTGAGTCTCTTGGAGCTCAGTCCTTCTTGTGGTGCTTTTCAGCGGCCGCGTCGAAGAGCGCGGTCAGCTCCGCCGGCTCGTCGAACCGCTCGTCGCGGCCTTCGTTGCTCGCGGCCTTGAGCACCTTCTCGCGCTTCCGCGCCAGCACGAACTCCACCACCATCGGGATCACCGAGACGATGACGATCAGGATCAGCGCCGTCTCCAGGTTGTCGTGCACGAACTTGATCCGGCCGAGGTAGTAGCCGAGCACGGTCACGCCCGTGCCCCACAGCACCGCGCCGACACCGGTGTAGAAGAAGAACCGGCGCGGGTCCATCCGGCCCGCGCCCGCGGTGACGGTGATGAACGTCCGCACGATGGGCACGAACCGGGCCATCACGATCGCGCGGTTGCCGTACTTGTCGAAGAACGCCGCGGTCTGGTCGAGATACTTCGGTTTCAGGAACCTCGCGTCGGGATTCTTGAACAGTGATGTCCCCAACGCCCTGCCGATGTAATAGCCGGACACGTTGCCGGCAAACGCCGCGGCCGTCAGGATCACGCAGACGAGCCAGAGCGGGACGCCGATCGTGCCCAGCGCGACGAACATGCCGACCGCGAAGAGCAGCGAGTCACCCGGCAGGATCGGGAAGAGCAGACCGCACTCGATGAAGATGATCGCGACGGTTCCCCACAGGGCCCAGTCACCGAGCGCGTGCAGCAGGTACTCGGGATCCATCCAGCTGGGCATCAACATCGCCGCGAGTGCAATCACGCGCACAGGGTAGCGTCTCGACCCATGCCGGAAGCCAATCGCGACGACGTCCGTCCCACCAGCGGACACCCTGAAGGCCATTCCCTGGTCGGCGATCTGGTGGGCGCAGACATGGTCGGGCCGGCCGAGGTCGGGGTCGGACCGTGGCAGGGCGAGCTGCCGGATGACCCCCGGTACGACCCGGAGCTGCTGGCGAACGGCGACAGGCGCAACGTCGTCGACCGCTACCGCTATTGGCGAGTGGACGCGATCGTCGCCGACCTGGACAAGCGCCGGAATCCCTTCCACGTCGCGATCGAGAACTGGCAGCACGACCTGAACATCGGCTCGGTCGTCCGCACGGCGAACGCTTTCCTCGCCGCCGAGGTCCACATCGTCGGCAACCGCAAATGGAACCGCCGTGGCGCCATGGTCACGGACCGCTACCAGCACGTACGACACCACCCACAGCTCGCCGACCTCGCGTCGTACGCCGCCGAACGCGGTCTACCGGTCATCGGCATCGACAACTTGCCCGGCTCGGTCCCCCTAGAGACGTACGACCTGCCGGAAGTTTGTGTGCTGCTCTTCGGTCAAGAAGGCCCGGGCCTCACCGACGAAGCCCACGCCATCTGCACCGCCGTACTCTCCATCGCCCAATACGGCTCAACCCGATCCATCAACGCCAGCGCCGCGGCCGCGATCGCCATGCACGCCTGGATCCGCCGCCACACCTTCCAGCAGTCCCTCTAGACGGGGATCGGGGCGGGCTGGCGGTAGGCGAGCCAAGCTGAGGTGACCATGTCGTGGAGGGTTCGGTTGGCTTGCCAGCCGAGTTCGGCGGTGATGCGGGCCGGGTTGGCAACTACGCAGGCGGGGTCGATCGGGCGGCGGGGTGTGACCTCGTACGGCTCGTGCAGGCCGGTGACGCGGGAAGCTGTTTCCAGTACGTCGAGGACGCTCGCGCCGACGCCGGTCCCCACGTTGTACACGCGCCGGATCCCCTCCGCGCCAAGCGCGTCTACCGCCGCCAGGTGCGCCTCAGCGAGATCCGCGACGTGCAGGTAGTCCCGAACGCAAGTGCCGTCCGGGGTCGGGTGGTCATCCCCGTAGACCTGTGGGCGCACCCCGCGAGTCAACGCCCGCAAGGTCAACTGCAGAAGGTTTGCGACCCCCGGATCGCCTAGTGCGGGATCGCCGGCGCCTGCGATGTTGAAGTACCGGAGGCTGATCCAGGACAAGTTCTGCGCCGCGGCCGCGTCACGGATCAACCACTCGCACACGAGCTTCGTAGCGCCGTACGGGTTGATCGGAGCCGTCGGCGTCTCCTCGGTGACCTCACCCGCCGACGGGATTCCGTAGACCGCAGCGCTCGACGAAAAGACCAGGCGCCGTACGTCGACCGCGCGCATCGCCTCGAGCAGACTGGCCGTTCCGCGTACGTTCTGGTCGTAGTAGTAGAGCGGCTTGTCGACGGATTCCCCGACAGCCTTCTTCGCCGCGAGGTGGATCACCCCGGTCACGTCGTACCGGGTCATCACGGCGGCCAGCGTGGCGGTGTCGAGCACCGAGCACGTCTCCAGCGCGACCCCGGTCGGTAGACGGTCGGCCGAACCGGTGCTGAGGTCGTCGACCACGACGACCTGGCGGCCGGCCCGCAGCATCGTGTCGACCACATGGGCACCGATGTATCCGGCGCCACCGGTGATCAGCCAGGTCGGCCGAGGGCGGATCCACTGCTGCGTGACGGTCATACCCGAAGCCTTTCGCCGCGGCGCCCGGCGCAGAACGTCCGTGCTGACCAGTCCGGGCCGGGTGTCGGGAGGTGGTCCGCGTACTGCAAATGGTGGAGACGGGTCTCGTTCATCGACGCGATCCGCGATCCGCCCGGGCCGGACAGCATGTTGTCTGCCGTGACCTGTCCTGAGCCACGGCGCCCGATCCCCGTGGGAGCAGAAGTGAAGAAAGCCCGTCCGTCCGTACGGCGCCTGGTGGCAGGCGTCGTGCTCGCCCTGGTGGTGACCACCGCGGTCAGCCCGGCGACCAGCTCGGCCGCCGTCACGCCGCGCATCGACCTCAAGGTGCTGGTGGTGAACGACGGCAGCGCGCCGGTCGAGGCCATCGCCAGTGAGCTCAGCGCCGAGGGGGTGCCGTTCACCGAGCTCGACCTCGATTCGGCGACCCGGCCGGCCGTGACCGCGGCGTACCTGTCGGACAAGATCGGTACGACGCCGCGGGCCAAGTTCCAGGCCGTGGTGCTGCCGAACGAGGCGCCGGCCGGTCTGACCGCGGACGAGCTGAACACCCTGCACGCGTTCGAGCGGGCCTTCTCGATCCGCCAGGTCAACGCCTCGACCTGGGCACACCCGGGCGTCGGGCTGAACTACGCCGCCAACCCCGGCTACATCGGAACGCTCGACGGCATCACGGCGACGGCCACCGCCGAGGCGCGGGCGGCCGAGCTCAAGTATCTGGATGGGCCGTTGCCGTTCGAGGACGCGGACCAGGCCATCTCGGAGAGCTACGGGTACTTGGCCACTCCGCTGGCGGGCGCCACCTTCAAGACCCTGGTCGGAGCGCCGATCCCCGGCACCTCGGAGACCGGTTCGCTGATCGGGCAGTACACGGTCGACGGGCGTGAGGAGCTCGTCATCACCTTTGTGTACAACGAATATCAGGAGCAGTTCCAGTTCGTTGCCCATGGCATCATCTCGTGGATGACGCGGGGAATCCACCTCGGGTACGAGCGGAACTACTTCGCGGCGCACATCGACGACGTGTTCCTGGAGGATCTGCGCTGGAGCATCGACGGCAACTGCACGCCGGGTGACGGTTGTCCGGCCGGGGTGCCGGACAACCAGACCATCCGGATGACCGCTGCGGATGCCGACTACCTGAAGGCCTGGCAGACGCGGACGGGTATGCCGCTCGACATGACGTACAACGCAGAGGGTGCCGCGACGACGGTCGGCACCGACGCGCTGACGGACAAACTCCGCACGAACAAGGCGTCGTTCCGCTGGCTGAACCACACCTGGTCGCATCCGTACATGGGCTGCGTGCAGGACTTCAGCGTCGTGCCGTGGAAGTGCGCGACCAACTCTCTCGGCGCGATCCAGTACATGCCCAGGGCAACGATCGCCACCGAGATCAAGAAGAACACCGACTGGGCCACCTCGAACGGCGTCGCACTGGACCGGACCGAGCTGGTCACCGGCGAGCACTCGGGTCTGAAGACGCTGCCGCAGATGGCCGTCGACAACCCGTATCTGGCCGGCGCGCTGAACGACCGGGGCGTCAAGTACATCGCTTCGGACGCCTCCCGAGAGAAGCAGCCGCGCACGATCGGCGGTGCCGTCACCGTGCCGCGCTACCCGATGAACATCTTCTACAACGTGGCCACCGAGGCCGAGGAGATGGACGAGTACAACTGGATCTACACGAGTAGGGCGAATGGCGGCAGCGGGATCTGCGAGGACAACCCGGCCACCACGACCTGCATCCAGCCGCAGAGCCTGACCACCGGCTTCCGCGACTACATCGTGCCGCTGGAGGTCCGGATCGCCTTGCGGCACGTGCTCGGCAACGACCCGCGCCCGCACTACGCCCACCAGTCGAACCTGGCCGAGGACCGCATCCTCTACCCGGTGCTGGACGGCGTACTCGACCAGTTCGGTCAGACCTACGCGGCGAACACCCCGCTGTTGCACCCGACGATGAAGCAGTCGTCCGCCGTTCTGCAGCAGGCCATCGCGTGGAAAACCAACCAGTCCAAGGTCACCGCCTACGTGACCGGGACGACGCTCACCGTGCAGAGCAGTTCGTCCGTCGCCGTACCGGTCACCGTGCCGGAGGGCACTCGCCTGGTCGGCCTGTTCGGTTCGCCCGGCGCCGCCTTCGGTACGGCGTACGCGGGGGAGCGTTCGGACTACAAGAACGTCGGCGGTCTGCTGAGCGGGTCGTTCCAGCTCAAGCTCCCGGCCGGCTACCCGGCACCCGCCACGGCCCCAGCCGCCGCAACGACCACGACGACGACCACGACGAAGAACCAGCCGGCCGAGCCGCGGGAGCTGCGCGAGCCCGCCAAGGTCGGCCCGTTGCGGACCGGCGAGGTGCGGTGGACGTCGCGCTGATCAACGAAGGGACTTATCCCTACGTGAAAGGTGGCGTCAGCCAGTGGTGTGACAAGTTGATCCGCGGTCTGCCCGAGCACCGGTTCCGGCTGCTCACCTTGGTTGCCAATGGCACCGAACGGCAGACCTGGGAGCTACCGGACAACGCCGACGGTGTGCGGCCGTTCCCCCTCTGGGGTCCGGCCGTCACCCCGCGCCGCGGCCGGGACCAGGCCCGGGTGGCCGACGCCGCCCGGGCCGTGCTGGCCGGTTCCGTACTCGACCAGCCGGTGACGTTCGAGTGGGGCCTGCGCGAACTGGCCAAACTCGCCACCAGTAAGGGCTTTTCGCGCTCCCTGCGGGCCTGCGACCTGGTCGGCTACCTCCTGGAGGTTTGGTCGGATCCGCACACCCTCACCGTGCATGACGCGATCGTCGCGGCGGAGCTGGTGGAACGATCGCTGCTGCCGTTGACCGTCGACCTAGGCCCGGGCCTCGACCTGAGCCATGCGGTGGCGAACGGCCTGCCGACGCTCGTCGGGTTGGCGGAGAAGTGGCGACGCGGTACGCCGTTGGTGATGTCCGAGCATGGCGTCCACATTCGCGAGCGCTATCTGGCGTTCCGCGATCTGTCGTACCCGGCCCCGGTGAAGGAGGTCGTGCTCGGGTTCCTCCGCCAGCTCGCCGAACTGGGGTACCGCCATGCCGACTTCATCGTGCCGGTGGCGAAGTTCAACGCCCGCTGGGAATACCGGCTCGGCGCCGATCCGGCCTCGGTGGTGCCGATCTACAATGGCGTCGAGCCCGAGCGCTATACCGAGATCCAGGACGAGCCCGCCGTACCCACGATCAGTTGGGTGGGCCGGGTCGATCCGCTCAAGGACCTCGAGACGCTGATCAGCGCGTACGCCTTGATCCGGGAGCAGTTGCCACAAACCGTGCTGCGGTTGTTCGGGCCGACGCCGGAGGGCAATGAGGACTACGAAAGGCGCTGTCTCGACCTGGCCGACCGGCTCGGGGTCTCCGACGGCATCACCCTCGAAGGACCCGTGCCGTCGAGCCGGATCGCCTTCGAGGCAGGGCATGTGGTCGCCCTCTCGAGTATCTCGGAGGGCATGCCGTACACGGTCATCGAGGCGATGATGTGCGGCCGGGCCACCGTCTCCACCGACGTCGGGGGTACGGCCGAAGCGGTCGCCGACGCTGGCTCGGTGGTACCGCCGCGCGATCCGTCCGCCTTCGCCGAGGCCTGCCTGGACTACCTGCTCGACCCGGACCTGCGCCGCCGGATCGGCCAGGCCGCGCGGCGTCGTTCGCTCGACAACTTCACGCTGGAGAAGTCGATCGACACCTACCGAATGCTCTACACGGCCGTCGCCACCACGGTCGAGCGGACGTCCGCGTGAGTGCCGACTGCGTCCTGCTCCCCGGACTACGGCATCCGCAGGCGGCCGAGCTGGTCGAGACCCCTGGCGCCGCACCGCCCGTCGACGCGTACGAGGTCGCCGCCGCGCTGGAGGCCAGCGGTGTCAGCGATCGAACCGCGCAAGAACGCTACGGGCATCCGGACGTCTTCTCCCTCGGCAAGTCGCTGCTCGCCGGGCTGCGTGCGGAAGCGCCCGTCCTCACGCGGACCGCTGTCGCGGGAAGGATCGACGTACGGCAAACACTTCAACGCGGCCTGGTCTTCGTCCTACCCGCCCTGCTGACCGGTGCCGCCATGGGCGAGCGGACCGCGCCGGCCGAGGTGGTCCTGCTGCTCGTCGCCGTCGCGTACGGATGGGCCGCCGGCCAAGGTGTCGCGTATGCCGGCTACGCGATGACCGGCGCCGGTTCGTATCCCGAGGCCCGTCGCCTGATGCGCGATCTCGCGGCCCTGGCATTCGTGCCTGCCGTCGTAGGTCTGGGCGCCACGGGCTGGTTCAACCCCTCGATCCGGTACGTCGCGGTGGTCGCGATCGGTCAGATCGCGTTCGTCCTGGCCTCGACCATCGGCGTTGTGCTGCACCGGCCTGGGCTGATGCTGCTCGTGCTGATCCCGGGTCTACTCGTCTCACTCCCCGACGTACTGCGTCCGAGTCTGTTGCCGAAGGCAATCGTTCTGCCGGTCATCGCAACTTCCGTCCTCGCCACGGTCGTCGTCGCGTTGGTCCTCTGTCGCGACGGCCGTCGCGCGGCCCGGCCGGTGACCCGTGCCGTTCTCGCCGACTGCCGTCTCTATGTCGGGTACGGCGCGTGCCTCGCGTCCTTGCTGACCCTCGGGTTGCTCGATGGGCTGGTTGTTCCCGGCGGTCGCGTCGGAATCGGGCTGACCCTGATGCCGCTGGTCGGTGGCGTACTGGTGGCCGAGTGGCAACTGGCGCGCTACCGGAGTCGCGCCGAGCTCGCGCTCCGGACCACCAACTCCGCGGACCGGTTCGCCGCCCGGATCCACGCGGCCCTGCTGCGGTGTTTCGGCTGGTACTTGGCCTTGTTGATCGCGTTGATCGCCTTGGCCGCCAGCTCCGTGGATCACCTCGACTTCAACGCGGTCCTGCGATTCGCCGCCACCGGTCTACTCGGCTGGTCCTTCCTCGCGGCGCTGCTCCTGGTGGCCCACCGGCTGGTCGCGCCGGTGCTGCTCGTCACCGGTATCGGCGTCGTGTTCGCCGCCGCCCGCTATCTCGTCCTCGGCCCGCCGTCGGCGTTCGACCTGGCCATCGGCTATCTGGCCGTCTGTGGTTCCCTGGCCATCACCCTGACCGTGCTCGTCTGGCAATGGCTCCCGGCCGTGGAGGTACATCGATGACCCGCCTTGCCATTCCCTGGTACGTGCATCCGGCCGAAGACCCGGGCCAGTGGACGCGCCTCGCCGAACTGGCCGGCCAGCTCGCCTTCGTGGTGGTCAACATCGCCAACGGCCCGGGCGACGCGGACGATCCGTACTACCCGGCCGCCCTGGCTGCCCTGCGTTCGAGTGGTGTCCACTTTTACGGGTACGTCGACACCGCCTACGCGCAGCGCGGCATCGTCCAGGTCGCGGCGGACGTCCGTGCGTGGCTCGAGCGGTACGACGTCGACGGCATCATGTTCGACCAGGTCGCTCCCGGGCCGGACGGCCTTGGGTACAACCGAATGCTGGCCCTGATCGCCCGTCAGGCCGGGGCCCGGTGCATCGTCGCGAATCCGGGCGTCGAGCCGTGTCCCGAGTTGCCTGGGCTGTTCGACGTGACATGCGTGTTCGAGGACGAGTTCGCGGCCCATGGGCGAGGCGGCGTGGCCGAGCGCACGGTTGGGCCCGACCGGCTCTGGCACCTCGTATACGGCGTACCGGCGGACGCGATTGACGCGGTGCTGGAACGGGTCGAGGCGGAGGGCGTCGGTCTGGCGTTCGTCACCGATCGGCCCGGCCCGCATCCATGGACCGGACTGCCTTCGTCCTTGGTCGGAGCGAGCCGGTGCTGAGGGTGATGCTGGCCGTCGTTCTGTTGTTTACGGCGAGCTGTGCGGCGGACCAGCCGGCGGCAGACCCGACCCCGCAGCCGACCGTCAGTCCCACGGCCGCGCCCCGGCCCGAGGCAACACCAACGCCCAGCCCGAGCCCGAGTTCGAGCACAAGCAGGCCGTCGACGCCGACGCCGCGCAGGAGCCCGGCGTCGTACCAGCGGTGGAGTCCGCGACCGGGCACGGCCTGGCAATGGCAGCTCGACGGAACCCTGGACCTCTCGATCGACGTGCCCGTGTACGACGTCGACGGCGAGCGGACGACGAAGGCCCAGGTCGACGAACTGCATCGCCGCGGACGACGCGCGATCTGCTACGTCAACGTCGGCGCGTACGAGAACTTCCGGCCCGACAAGGCCCGCTTCCCCGCGCAGGTCCTCGGCAAGACGATGGACGGCTGGCCGGACGAACGATGGCTCGACATCCGCCGCTGGGATCTGCTCGCGCCGATCATGGCCGCGCGCTTCGGTGCCTGCCGGGCCAAGGGATTCGACGCGATCGAGCCGGACAACGTCGATGCCTATAGCAACGAATCCGGCTTCCCGCTGACCGCGTCCGACCAGCTCCGGTACAACCGTCGGATCGCGATGCTGGCCCATCGGATCGGCCTGTCCGTGGGCTTGAAGAACGACCTGGAGCAGGTCCGCGCGCTGCAGCCGTCGTTCGACTTCGCGGTGAACGAGGAGTGCATGAAGTACGACGAATGCGCGTTGCTGACGCCGTTTCGTCAAGCGGGCAAGGCGGTTCTCCATGTGGAGTACGACCTGGCGCCGGCCGAGTTCTGTGCCCGGGCCAAGCAACTCGGTTTCAGCTCGATGCGTAAACCGTTGATCCTGCGCGCCGAACGGCAACCGTGCTGACGGCCCGCGTGGATATGCCGACGCTGCTGGTCTGCGACTCGCTACGGGTGATCGCCGAGGCCATAGCCGCGTACGTCGATGCGCAGTCGGGCGTCCGCGCGCTCGGTACGGCCTGCCGCCTCGACGAACTCCTGCGGCTCATCGGTATCGAGGCGCCGGACGTCGTCCTGGTCGAACCGCGCGGCCTCGGGCTGTCCGCAGTCGCGGCCGTTCGGCTGGTACACGAGACCGAGCCGCGAACGCGAGTGCTGCTGGTGGCGGACACGGACGACCCGGCGCAAGTGCTGCCCGCCGTACGCGCGGGTGGGTTCGGCTGGGTCTCGGCCTCGGATTCGCTGGCCGACGTCGAGGCCGCTGTCCGGACGGTCGCGGCCGGAGGGATGTGGCTCAGCCCGTCCGTACTGGGGGAGCAGGAGCCGGGCAGCGCGGTGCGATCCGCGGCGGCCGGTCTCGCCGCCGACGAGGCTCGCGCGCTGGTCGGGGCGCTGACCGATCGGGAGCGCGCCGTACTTGCGCATCTGGTCGGCGGGTTCGATCGCAAGGCGCTGGCCCGGCAGCTGGGCATTGCCGACAGCACGGCGCGCACCCACGTCCAGCGCGTCATCGGCAAGCTCGGCGCGCGGAACGCGATCCAGGCGGCGGCGATCGGCCGGCGCGCCGGAATTCCGGGCGTAACGCGGCGGGGTTGAGCG
Encoded here:
- a CDS encoding DedA family protein; translation: MIALAAMLMPSWMDPEYLLHALGDWALWGTVAIIFIECGLLFPILPGDSLLFAVGMFVALGTIGVPLWLVCVILTAAAFAGNVSGYYIGRALGTSLFKNPDARFLKPKYLDQTAAFFDKYGNRAIVMARFVPIVRTFITVTAGAGRMDPRRFFFYTGVGAVLWGTGVTVLGYYLGRIKFVHDNLETALILIVIVSVIPMVVEFVLARKREKVLKAASNEGRDERFDEPAELTALFDAAAEKHHKKD
- a CDS encoding TrmH family RNA methyltransferase — translated: MVGPAEVGVGPWQGELPDDPRYDPELLANGDRRNVVDRYRYWRVDAIVADLDKRRNPFHVAIENWQHDLNIGSVVRTANAFLAAEVHIVGNRKWNRRGAMVTDRYQHVRHHPQLADLASYAAERGLPVIGIDNLPGSVPLETYDLPEVCVLLFGQEGPGLTDEAHAICTAVLSIAQYGSTRSINASAAAAIAMHAWIRRHTFQQSL
- the galE gene encoding UDP-glucose 4-epimerase GalE, whose product is MTVTQQWIRPRPTWLITGGAGYIGAHVVDTMLRAGRQVVVVDDLSTGSADRLPTGVALETCSVLDTATLAAVMTRYDVTGVIHLAAKKAVGESVDKPLYYYDQNVRGTASLLEAMRAVDVRRLVFSSSAAVYGIPSAGEVTEETPTAPINPYGATKLVCEWLIRDAAAAQNLSWISLRYFNIAGAGDPALGDPGVANLLQLTLRALTRGVRPQVYGDDHPTPDGTCVRDYLHVADLAEAHLAAVDALGAEGIRRVYNVGTGVGASVLDVLETASRVTGLHEPYEVTPRRPIDPACVVANPARITAELGWQANRTLHDMVTSAWLAYRQPAPIPV
- the pelF gene encoding GT4 family glycosyltransferase PelF; the encoded protein is MDVALINEGTYPYVKGGVSQWCDKLIRGLPEHRFRLLTLVANGTERQTWELPDNADGVRPFPLWGPAVTPRRGRDQARVADAARAVLAGSVLDQPVTFEWGLRELAKLATSKGFSRSLRACDLVGYLLEVWSDPHTLTVHDAIVAAELVERSLLPLTVDLGPGLDLSHAVANGLPTLVGLAEKWRRGTPLVMSEHGVHIRERYLAFRDLSYPAPVKEVVLGFLRQLAELGYRHADFIVPVAKFNARWEYRLGADPASVVPIYNGVEPERYTEIQDEPAVPTISWVGRVDPLKDLETLISAYALIREQLPQTVLRLFGPTPEGNEDYERRCLDLADRLGVSDGITLEGPVPSSRIAFEAGHVVALSSISEGMPYTVIEAMMCGRATVSTDVGGTAEAVADAGSVVPPRDPSAFAEACLDYLLDPDLRRRIGQAARRRSLDNFTLEKSIDTYRMLYTAVATTVERTSA
- a CDS encoding spherulation-specific family 4 protein encodes the protein MTRLAIPWYVHPAEDPGQWTRLAELAGQLAFVVVNIANGPGDADDPYYPAALAALRSSGVHFYGYVDTAYAQRGIVQVAADVRAWLERYDVDGIMFDQVAPGPDGLGYNRMLALIARQAGARCIVANPGVEPCPELPGLFDVTCVFEDEFAAHGRGGVAERTVGPDRLWHLVYGVPADAIDAVLERVEAEGVGLAFVTDRPGPHPWTGLPSSLVGASRC
- a CDS encoding endo alpha-1,4 polygalactosaminidase, whose protein sequence is MLRVMLAVVLLFTASCAADQPAADPTPQPTVSPTAAPRPEATPTPSPSPSSSTSRPSTPTPRRSPASYQRWSPRPGTAWQWQLDGTLDLSIDVPVYDVDGERTTKAQVDELHRRGRRAICYVNVGAYENFRPDKARFPAQVLGKTMDGWPDERWLDIRRWDLLAPIMAARFGACRAKGFDAIEPDNVDAYSNESGFPLTASDQLRYNRRIAMLAHRIGLSVGLKNDLEQVRALQPSFDFAVNEECMKYDECALLTPFRQAGKAVLHVEYDLAPAEFCARAKQLGFSSMRKPLILRAERQPC
- a CDS encoding response regulator transcription factor: MLTARVDMPTLLVCDSLRVIAEAIAAYVDAQSGVRALGTACRLDELLRLIGIEAPDVVLVEPRGLGLSAVAAVRLVHETEPRTRVLLVADTDDPAQVLPAVRAGGFGWVSASDSLADVEAAVRTVAAGGMWLSPSVLGEQEPGSAVRSAAAGLAADEARALVGALTDRERAVLAHLVGGFDRKALARQLGIADSTARTHVQRVIGKLGARNAIQAAAIGRRAGIPGVTRRG